From Penicillium psychrofluorescens genome assembly, chromosome: 6, one genomic window encodes:
- a CDS encoding uncharacterized protein (ID:PFLUO_009363-T1.cds;~source:funannotate), translating to MHVPETRQAQVSKAFQFLEDRYVDPIRISKLAVSQLVDRIRLLENTLTEHGIPIPSPQPPQSGCVPQNSQENVPDLSGWSALSLLNDPVEEGDDRERALLERIDQGNTLTPGLDPDIELLVKRTGSLQFTEHGQLRYFGTTSNVHFLRTAIPFQPQLYQNALGQTPNAGLEQAGVGRTIPREFEDHLIKLYFTWENPYFNVVDQNAFLNARRQTQSGLSSDSGVTSCYSDLLVNAMCSWGALFTDQALPEIPGSLHDFFILRARALLERDIDNPTIATVQALAMMSGSEASRGRDSRGWLYDSMAAQLAHHLGLHLDVEHYVRSNDMSRQEATVRSTAFWGTYVIDTAWSYYLGRLTMPVADVNRIPVQSPAESQMTQYWEDYTDESVDQRRPPQRFVDPLAPMWEHQLKLCYIMERLQKTFYDKRTGSISQLRVHTIGLTSALDKWLDELPAELAVDPNSTAAIYLPHVLVMHTQFHETMIFANHPFITPPRTGQAPDSRRKYVESARIITRIIAIYKRLWTLRRINIQGIHPMFTASMVHLYIACTSRCHDEFSIAIADLEVCCDAVKDASTSFELAAWQLRSVHRVCQLWHDLLENQISVQPHKASQPDREIWPQGCDRWATIEAVIQRAMAATEVGSAPEEQNPWFNAWIQMQEISAVDPFSMGSA from the exons ATGCACGTACCTGAGACCAGACAAGCGCAAGTCAGTAAGGCCTTCCAGTTTCTAGAGGATAGGTATGTTGACCCGATTAGGATATCCAAACTTGCCGTCTCACAGCTGGTGGATCGGATCCGCCTGTTGGAAAACACATTGACAGAGCATGGCATTCCAATTCCATCACCGCAGCCGCCGCAATCGGGTTGCGTGCCGCAAAATTCCCAAGAAAATGTGCCAGACCTTAGCGGCTGGTCAGCACTGTCGCTCCTGAACGATCCCGTGGAGGAAGGAGACGATCGTGAACGGGCACTACTCGAACGAATTGACCAGGGAAATACACTGACTCCCGGTCTGGATCCCGATATCGAGCTTCTCGTAAAACGGACTGGGTCCCTTCAGTTTACGGAGCACGGACAGCTAAGATACTTCGGCACGACTTCGAATGTCCATTTTCTTCGCACCGCTATCCCCTTTCAGCCGCAGCTCTATCAGAATGCGCTGGGCCAAACCCCAAACGCTGGGTTGGAACAAGCTGGCGTGGGTCGAACAATCCCTCGAGAATTTGAAGATCATTTGATCAAGTTGTACTTCACCTGGGAAAATCCATACTTCAATGTGGTGGACCAAAATGCGTTTTTGAATGCCCGTCGACAGACACAGTCCGGCTTGAGCTCAGACTCGGGGGTAACCTCTTGCTACTCAGACCTACTTGTTAATGCCAT GTGCTCCTGGGGTGCATTATTCACCGACCAAGCCCTGCCCGAGATCCCTGGCTCATTGCacgacttcttcatcctgcGCGCGCGAGCACTGCTGGAGCGCGACATTGACAACCCCACCATCGCAACAGTGCAGGCTCTAGCAATGATGAGCGGTAGCGAAGCCAGCCGTGGCAGAGACTCACGCGGGTGGTTGTATGATAGCATGGCGGCGCAGCTAGCTCATCATCTAGGTTTGCACCTGGATGTTGAACACTATGTTCGGTCGAACGACATGTCCCGGCAGGAAGCTACTGTGCGCAGCACTGCGTTCTGGGGCACATATGTAATCGATACTGCGTGGAGCTATTATCTCGGACGATTGACAATGCCAGTCGCTGACGTGAATCGAATCCCTGTCCAGTCGCCGGCAGAGAGCCAGATGACACAGTACTGGGAGGACTACACAGACGAGTCTGTAGATCAGAGGCGGCCTCCACAGCGCTTTGTTGATCCACTGGCTCCGATGTGGGAGCACCAGTTGAAACTGTGCTATATTATGGAACGCCTGCAGAAGACATT TTATGATAAGCGCACGGGCTCCATCTCCCAACTACGCGTGCACACCATCGGGTTGACATCCGCACTAGATAAATGGCTAGATGAACTTCCAGCCGAGCTAGCCGTTGACCCGAACAGCACCGCAGCCATCTATCTACCACATGTATTGGTCATGCACACTCAATTTCACGAAACCATGATCTTCGCCAACCACCCGTTCATCACGCCTCCACGCACAGGACAAGCACCAGACTCGCGCCGCAAATACGTAGAGTCCGCGCGGATAATCACCCGGATAATAGCTATCTATAAACGTCTTTGGACGCTGCGCCGTATCAACATCCAGGGCATACACCCCATGTTCACAGCGTCAATGGTACATCTGTACATAGCGTGCACCTCTAGATGCCATGACGAGTTTTCCATTGCCATCGCGGACCTTGAGGTTTGTTGCGACGCAGTCAAAGATGCATCTACCTCATTCGAGCTTGCGGCGTGGCAGCTCCGCTCTGTGCATCGGGTGTGTCAGCTCTGGCATGACTTGCTAGAGAATCAGATCTCTGTGCAGCCACACAAGGCATCTCAGCCTGATCGCGAGATATGGCCACAGGGCTGTGATCGGTGGGCAACTATTGAGGCGGTGATTCAAAGGGCAATGGCCGCTACTGAGGTTGGATCCGCGCCGGAGGAACAGAATCCTTGGTTTAATGCGTGGATACAGATGCAGGAGATTTCGGCCGTGGATCCATTTTCCATGGGATCAGCGTAA
- a CDS encoding uncharacterized protein (ID:PFLUO_009364-T1.cds;~source:funannotate), whose protein sequence is MLHKIVVNAYNLWVVVFVAIGTIASAYGLAIIGSTVGQPNFYTYFNLAAQGEPGYGHTTNMIGALNGINSAGAIVGCLFQAWAADYYGRKRTIQAGCAVLIVGGALCSGAVDMAMFLVGRFVAGMGSSILACIVPIYQAEVSTAETRGAMVAVTGIMYAVGYTLAGWLGFACYYMSASNPAASFAWRFPLAFQITFPLIVLAGSSFIPFSPRWLLQQGRREEAFEIVKRLHRTPDDTNDSRAKQEFYMIEKQVTHDKTMATRPFELFRTPANRRRAMVAFMLMWGDQFLGVFVMTNYGVLIYASLGLGGSIPLLLNACWVSFTLIGNTWTAFYVDRVGRRTCLLIGSIGCTVAVTFLCAMTAQYLGTDNIAGLRAGVFFVFFFIFWWCFFVDATQYVYIAEIFPNHLRSQGVAFGIASFYLGSEVTLVAAPVALNTIGWKFYLVLIIPSFFYILAIYFFFPETKGRTLEEIGGLFGDEANVVSHWYNTTEEEREKLAREALREAGGGSLRESEQEDESKPTTVHKESS, encoded by the coding sequence ATGTTACACAAGATCGTTGTAAACGCCTACAACCTTTGGGTCGTGGTCTTTGTGGCCATCGGTACCATTGCCAGTGCCTATGGCCTGGCCATCATCGGATCGACCGTCGGCCAGCCCAATTTCTATACCTACTTTAACCTGGCTGCCCAGGGTGAACCAGGCTATGGGCATACTACCAACATGATCGGAGCCCTCAATGGCATCAATTCGGCGGGTGCAATCGTGGGATGCCTCTTCCAGGCCTGGGCTGCAGACTACTATGGTCGCAAGCGGACTATACAGGCCGGATGTGCCGtgctcatcgtcggcggtgCATTGTGCTCTGGTGCAGtggacatggccatgttCCTCGTGGGCCGCTTTGTCGCCGGTATGGGCTCTTCCATCCTTGCATGCATCGTGCCTATCTACCAGGCCGAAGTGTCGACAGCAGAGACCCGCGGCGCCATGGTGGCTGTCACTGGCATCATGTATGCTGTCGGGTATACCCTAGCTGGCTGGTTAGGGTTTGCATGCTATTACATGTCTGCCAGCAACCCGGCAGCCTCCTTCGCCTGGAGGTTCCCGCTGGCGTTCCAGATTACTTTCCCTCTGATCGTCCTGGCGGGCAGTTCCTTCATCCCAttttctcctcgctggctacTGCAGCAAGGACGTCGAGAAGAGGCCTTTGAGATTGTCAAGCGTCTGCACCGCACTCCCGACGATACCAACGATTCCCGAGCCAAGCAGGAATTCTACATGATCGAGAAACAGGTCACACACGATAAGACTATGGCGACACGACCATTTGAGCTCTTCCGTACCCCTGCTAACCGCCGACGAGCCATGGTGGCCTTCATGCTGATGTGGGGGGATCAGTTCCTGGGGGTATTTGTGATGACAAACTACGGAGTCCTCATTTACGCGAGTCTCGGACTGGGAGGCTCCATTCCACTCCTGCTCAATGCATGCTGGGTTAGCTTCACGCTCATCGGCAATACCTGGACTGCATTTTACGTCGACCGTGTTGGCCGGCGGACGTGTCTGCTCATCGGCTCCATTGGCTGCACCGTGGCGGTGACATTCCTCTGTGCCATGACGGCACAGTATCTTGGCACAGACAACATTGCCGGTCTGCGCGCGGGAGTCTTCTTCGTGTTCTTTTTTATCTTCTGGTGGTGTTTCTTCGTCGATGCAACACAGTACGTCTACATTGCGGAGATTTTCCCCAACCACCTCCGTTCCCAAGGCGTGGCCTTCGGCATCGCCAGCTTCTATCTAGGTTCCGAAGTTACTCTTGTTGCAGCGCCGGTTGCGCTTAACACGATTGGATGGAAGTTCTATCTTGTGCTGATTATCCCGTCTTTCTTCTACATCTTGGCGatctacttcttcttccccgagaccaagggcCGCacgctggaggagattgGTGGTCTTTTTGGCGACGAAGCTAACGTTGTCTCGCATTGGTATAATACCACTGAGGAGGAGCGTGAGAAGCTTGCACGTGAGGCTCTTCGGGAGGCGGGAGGAGGATCACTTCGCGAGAGCGAGCAGGAGGATGAGTCTAAGCCGACTACGGTCCACAAGGAGTCGTCTTGA
- a CDS encoding uncharacterized protein (ID:PFLUO_009365-T1.cds;~source:funannotate) produces MLSRTTPRAILLSSSMRPLRTTTLTPTSALSALLPRSSRAVRPSPATPIRANSRALHVSAARCKGIQPDSSDPKPPPVAGAAEHVTEPTALSTEEYMEYSEHYFNVLLGELEKSQEEGSDVEAEYSAGVLNITVPAIGTFVLNKQPPNKQIWLSSPISGPKRYDWIVGGDRMHEKQDSRPFVSGQWVYLRDGSNLTDLLNSELTLNLPVDVYSDVE; encoded by the exons ATGCTCTCCCGCACCACTCCACGAGCAATACTgctctccagctccatgCGGCCCCTCCGCACAACCACGCTCACGCCCACTTCCGCCCTCTCCGCTCTTCTCCCCCGATCCTCTCGCGCCGTCCGCCCCAGCCCGGCGACACCCATCCGCGCTAACAGCCGGGCATTGCACGTCTCCGCAGCCAGATGCAAGGGAATTCAGCCCGACTCGTCAGACCCCAAGCCTCCGCCTGTAGCGGGCGCTGCGGAGCACGTCACTGAGccgacggccttgtcgaCGGAGGAGTACATGGAGTACTCGGAGCATTACTTCAACGTACTCCttggggagctggagaagtCTCAGGAGGAGGGATCTGATGTCGAGGCGGAGTATAGT GCCGGCGTCCTCAACATAACCGTCCCCGCGATAGGCACCTTCGTGCTGAACAAACAACCGCCCAACAAACAAATCTGGCTCAGCTCGCCCATCTCCGGGCCTAAGCGGTACGATTggatcgtcggcggcgaccgCATGCACGAGAAGCAGGACTCGCGGCCCTTTGTCAGTGGGCAGTGGGTTTATCTGCGCGATGGGTCGAATCTGACGGATCTGTTGAATTCGGAGTTGACGCTGAACTTGCCAGTGGATGTTTATAGTGATGTTGAGTAG